The Niallia alba genome includes a window with the following:
- a CDS encoding ABC transporter ATP-binding protein, protein MGALKTKNLTFIQGAFQINQLSLAIEEGKMTAIVGPNGSGKSTLLKLFARLYKAEAGEILLKDLPITQIGRKEFSKKITMLLQSKETFPNITVEELVSYGRTPHQKGLSRMNKEDREILEWALHECQLMSYKDRMLHTLSGGELQRARIAMALAQKTEVLLLDEPTTYLDITHVMELMELMKKINQKYGMTIVMVLHELSFAGAYCDNLVVMKKGSVYKAGNPQDILTSKLLEEVYEIDAMIKYENSFPMIIPNKKNW, encoded by the coding sequence ATGGGTGCACTAAAAACAAAGAATCTTACATTTATCCAAGGTGCTTTTCAAATAAATCAATTATCCTTAGCAATCGAAGAGGGAAAAATGACTGCTATTGTCGGGCCAAATGGTTCTGGAAAATCCACCTTATTAAAATTATTTGCTAGGCTTTATAAAGCAGAAGCGGGAGAAATCCTTTTAAAAGATCTACCCATCACCCAGATAGGTCGTAAGGAATTTTCCAAAAAGATAACAATGTTACTACAATCAAAAGAAACTTTTCCTAATATAACCGTGGAAGAATTGGTTTCCTATGGAAGAACTCCTCATCAAAAAGGGTTATCAAGGATGAATAAAGAAGATAGAGAAATACTTGAATGGGCATTACATGAATGTCAGTTAATGAGTTACAAAGACCGCATGCTGCATACTCTTTCAGGCGGTGAATTGCAAAGAGCCAGAATTGCCATGGCTTTAGCTCAAAAGACAGAGGTTCTGTTATTAGATGAACCAACTACTTATTTAGATATAACCCATGTGATGGAGCTTATGGAGTTGATGAAAAAAATAAACCAAAAATATGGGATGACCATTGTAATGGTCTTGCACGAGCTCAGTTTTGCTGGTGCATATTGTGACAATTTAGTAGTGATGAAGAAAGGTAGTGTTTATAAGGCAGGAAATCCCCAAGACATATTAACGTCTAAACTTCTAGAAGAAGTATATGAAATTGATGCCATGATTAAATACGAAAATTCTTTTCCAATGATTATTCCAAATAAAAAAAATTGGTAG
- the isdG gene encoding heme oxygenase has protein sequence MYIVTNTVKVETGYAEGFIERFNRVGKIETKQGFMGLEVLLTMKTKGYEEITIVTRWEDMDGFLGWIGSEEFKESHAHRDGIPPFIIENKTTHYEVKVQRKPIPNKLAAN, from the coding sequence ATGTATATCGTAACGAATACAGTAAAAGTAGAAACAGGTTATGCCGAAGGATTTATTGAAAGATTTAATCGTGTTGGTAAAATTGAAACAAAACAAGGATTTATGGGGCTGGAAGTATTGCTAACAATGAAAACAAAAGGTTATGAAGAAATTACGATTGTGACTAGATGGGAAGATATGGATGGTTTCTTAGGATGGATAGGAAGCGAAGAGTTTAAAGAATCCCATGCTCACCGTGATGGAATACCTCCTTTTATTATTGAAAATAAAACAACTCACTACGAGGTAAAAGTGCAAAGAAAGCCGATTCCGAATAAATTAGCTGCAAACTAA
- a CDS encoding choice-of-anchor I family protein, translating into MKKTFVKTISALSVTCILGFSHFMAPYSVSAATFSDTIDVKKIASYSTGLTDKDGGVAEIVKYNPDNQKFYVINGKLQTIDIVDLSSLKTNTHQDLSKEKSINIAELLNSNSFQYGDLTSIDINTENQIIAAAVQDVDYTKNGRIVILDYDGNILHTFEAGVQPDNVVISKDGNHILSANEAEPRMGLENGADPEGSVTIVNYETKQAKTVLFDNTSVIDSDVHIRNNGSLADAVHDLEPEYISLTEDGKTAFVSLQENNAIAKINVETGKVISVKSLGFKDHSLPGNGLDAARNDKIEIESLPILGVYMPDSIDVIEKDGMTYLLTANEGDATEWEEFVNVKDFKKIKDSIQLDPSLFKGFTQQEAEATFERMKSSGDYDKLEVLTDRGNDAIYTLGGRSFSIWNADTMELVFDSGSEFEEITAERYPDYFNWSNDDDVFEKRSAKKGPEPEDVKVGMIGNELYAFIGLERISGVMTYNITNPSNATFANYTNTRDFSQTISGDVAPEGLAFIQAENSPTNKPLLLVGNEVSGTVAVNEYQVNPLIPIESIELNQTSISIEIGQTFQFEASILPENTTVSTELIWTSTNPDVATVNEKGLVTGIAEGSASIIVETKDSKNRMVANITVREKPVEEEETPVNTPDKEDPEDVPADSTDEDNENSGEDTADQIDDFLENNDTNNNHPKPETGKPLPNTATAHYSLLLYGSLLILLGGGSYFLVYRHQQKKDRLFS; encoded by the coding sequence ATGAAAAAAACATTTGTTAAAACAATTAGTGCCTTATCTGTAACCTGTATACTCGGATTTTCTCATTTTATGGCTCCCTATTCTGTAAGCGCTGCAACCTTTTCGGATACAATTGATGTGAAAAAGATCGCTTCCTACAGTACGGGGTTAACAGATAAAGATGGCGGCGTCGCGGAAATCGTTAAGTACAATCCAGATAATCAAAAATTCTATGTCATTAATGGAAAACTGCAAACCATTGATATCGTAGACCTTTCTTCTTTAAAAACAAATACACATCAAGATTTATCCAAAGAAAAATCTATTAATATTGCAGAACTACTTAACAGTAATTCCTTTCAATATGGAGATTTAACTAGTATTGATATTAATACGGAAAACCAAATAATTGCAGCTGCAGTTCAAGATGTCGATTATACAAAAAATGGACGTATTGTAATCTTAGATTATGACGGAAATATCCTACATACATTTGAAGCTGGAGTTCAGCCTGATAATGTCGTAATCTCTAAAGATGGTAACCATATTCTATCTGCAAATGAAGCAGAACCAAGAATGGGCTTAGAAAATGGAGCAGATCCAGAAGGCTCTGTTACCATTGTTAACTATGAAACAAAACAAGCGAAAACGGTTCTTTTTGATAATACTAGTGTAATAGATTCCGATGTGCATATCCGAAACAATGGTTCCTTAGCTGATGCGGTTCACGATTTAGAGCCTGAATACATCAGCCTTACAGAAGATGGAAAGACTGCATTCGTTTCCCTACAAGAAAATAATGCTATTGCAAAAATCAATGTGGAAACAGGAAAAGTAATTTCAGTAAAGTCATTAGGCTTTAAAGATCACTCTCTGCCAGGCAACGGATTGGATGCAGCACGAAATGATAAAATTGAAATCGAATCATTACCAATTTTAGGTGTATATATGCCAGACTCGATTGATGTAATCGAGAAAGATGGAATGACATATTTATTAACTGCAAATGAAGGTGATGCGACAGAATGGGAGGAATTTGTTAACGTAAAGGATTTCAAAAAGATCAAAGATTCCATCCAACTAGATCCGTCGTTATTTAAAGGATTTACTCAACAAGAGGCAGAAGCTACTTTCGAGCGTATGAAAAGCTCTGGTGATTATGACAAGTTAGAAGTACTGACCGACCGTGGAAACGATGCGATATACACTCTAGGTGGGCGTTCGTTCTCCATCTGGAATGCAGATACAATGGAACTCGTTTTTGATAGTGGCAGTGAGTTTGAAGAAATTACAGCCGAGCGTTACCCAGACTACTTCAACTGGTCAAACGATGATGATGTATTTGAAAAACGAAGTGCAAAAAAAGGGCCGGAGCCAGAAGATGTGAAAGTAGGCATGATTGGAAATGAGCTTTATGCATTTATTGGCTTAGAACGCATTAGTGGCGTAATGACTTACAATATTACCAATCCCTCTAATGCCACATTTGCAAATTATACGAATACAAGAGATTTTTCACAAACGATTAGTGGGGATGTTGCTCCAGAAGGACTTGCCTTTATCCAAGCAGAGAACAGTCCTACTAACAAACCGCTGCTACTAGTTGGGAATGAAGTGAGCGGAACAGTAGCTGTTAATGAATATCAAGTAAATCCGCTGATTCCAATTGAATCAATAGAACTAAATCAAACATCGATTAGTATCGAGATAGGACAAACCTTTCAGTTCGAAGCTTCTATTCTGCCAGAAAATACAACGGTTAGCACAGAACTAATTTGGACTAGCACTAATCCAGATGTTGCTACCGTGAATGAAAAAGGATTAGTAACTGGAATAGCAGAAGGATCAGCTTCTATTATAGTAGAAACAAAAGATAGCAAAAATCGTATGGTAGCAAACATTACTGTAAGAGAGAAACCAGTGGAAGAGGAAGAAACGCCGGTGAATACACCTGATAAGGAAGACCCAGAGGATGTACCAGCAGATTCCACTGACGAGGATAACGAAAATTCTGGAGAAGATACAGCTGATCAAATAGATGATTTTCTAGAAAATAATGATACTAATAACAACCATCCTAAACCGGAAACAGGAAAGCCATTACCAAATACAGCAACAGCTCATTATTCCCTGTTACTATATGGATCACTACTTATCCTGCTTGGTGGAGGCAGTTATTTCCTAGTTTATCGTCATCAACAAAAAAAGGATAGGCTGTTCTCGTAA
- a CDS encoding zinc-dependent alcohol dehydrogenase — translation MKAVTFQGTKDVQVKQVEDAKLQKKDDIVVRITSTAICGSDLHIYQGALPTEKDYVIGHEPMGIVEEVGPEVTRVKKGDRVVLPFNISCGHCYYCEHEMESQCDNANPNKDIADTGAYFGFTERYGDYQGGQAELLRVPYGNFVPFVIPESCELEDEALLFMSDVLPTAYWSVENSGVKDGDTVVVLGCGPVGLMTQKFAWMKGAKRVIAVDNISYRLNHAQKMNQVEIVNFDNHEDTGNYLKELTSGGADVVIDCVGMDGKKSAMEAIGQKLKLQGGTLSAIEIGMNAVRKFGTMQLTGVYGSKYNMFPLGNIFERNITVKTGQAPVIHYMPMLFDWISSGKMDPTEIITHRISLDDASSAYQMFNDHEDEVIKVVLKP, via the coding sequence ATGAAGGCTGTCACTTTTCAAGGAACAAAAGATGTACAAGTAAAACAAGTGGAAGATGCGAAGCTCCAAAAGAAAGATGATATTGTTGTTCGAATTACCTCAACTGCAATTTGCGGCTCGGATCTACATATATACCAAGGTGCACTTCCTACTGAAAAAGATTATGTAATAGGACATGAGCCAATGGGAATTGTAGAAGAGGTAGGTCCTGAAGTAACAAGAGTTAAAAAAGGAGATCGTGTAGTACTGCCGTTTAATATATCTTGTGGACATTGTTATTATTGCGAGCATGAGATGGAAAGCCAATGTGATAACGCTAATCCAAATAAGGATATTGCAGATACAGGAGCATATTTTGGCTTTACAGAAAGATATGGAGATTATCAAGGAGGACAGGCAGAATTATTACGTGTCCCATATGGGAATTTTGTACCTTTTGTTATCCCAGAGTCTTGCGAATTAGAGGATGAAGCTTTGTTATTTATGTCCGATGTCCTTCCAACAGCGTATTGGAGTGTTGAAAATTCAGGGGTAAAAGATGGCGATACAGTTGTAGTACTAGGCTGTGGACCTGTTGGGTTAATGACCCAAAAATTTGCTTGGATGAAGGGTGCGAAGCGTGTTATTGCAGTTGATAATATTTCTTACCGACTAAATCATGCGCAAAAAATGAATCAAGTAGAAATCGTTAATTTTGATAACCATGAAGATACGGGTAACTATCTAAAAGAACTAACATCTGGTGGAGCAGATGTAGTAATCGATTGCGTAGGAATGGACGGAAAGAAATCTGCTATGGAAGCAATTGGACAAAAATTGAAGCTCCAAGGAGGAACTCTAAGTGCGATTGAAATTGGCATGAATGCTGTGCGCAAATTTGGTACGATGCAACTGACAGGGGTTTATGGTTCTAAATATAATATGTTTCCATTAGGAAACATATTTGAACGAAACATCACCGTTAAAACAGGACAAGCACCAGTTATTCATTATATGCCAATGCTGTTTGATTGGATCTCCTCTGGAAAAATGGATCCAACGGAAATCATTACACATCGCATTTCATTGGATGACGCAAGCAGCGCTTACCAAATGTTTAACGACCATGAAGATGAAGTCATTAAAGTTGTATTAAAACCTTGA
- a CDS encoding NusG domain II-containing protein has protein sequence MRKYSKMIKPFDIIMVVLLLVISFVPMAVFAMSQSKEEEGNKVIAIITQDGKVIREVELTGHTENEQFMIKGKGKQYNLIEVENEQIRIKEDNSPDQIGVKMGWKGIPGQTIICLPHKVLIEIVAEKPEETEDNGLILSH, from the coding sequence ATGAGAAAATACTCCAAGATGATTAAACCCTTTGATATTATAATGGTCGTTCTCCTCTTAGTCATTTCATTTGTCCCAATGGCTGTATTTGCGATGAGCCAAAGTAAGGAAGAAGAAGGCAATAAAGTTATCGCAATTATTACACAGGACGGTAAAGTCATCCGAGAAGTAGAATTAACAGGCCATACGGAAAATGAACAATTCATGATAAAAGGAAAAGGAAAACAATATAATTTAATCGAAGTGGAAAATGAGCAAATCAGAATTAAAGAAGATAATAGTCCAGACCAGATTGGCGTCAAAATGGGATGGAAAGGCATACCCGGACAAACAATTATTTGCTTGCCCCATAAAGTTTTAATTGAAATAGTAGCAGAGAAACCGGAAGAGACGGAAGATAATGGCTTGATCTTGTCTCATTGA
- a CDS encoding ArsR/SmtB family transcription factor, with product MSHNLDIQQFKADFFKALAHPLRIKILEILAQGDKSVNEILELLELEGSAVSQQLSILRSKNIVIGNKEGNRVIYSLRDPAIIELLSVAKKIFNNHLIDTITILDKVNEMKS from the coding sequence GTGTCGCACAATCTTGATATTCAACAATTTAAGGCAGATTTTTTTAAAGCATTAGCCCACCCTTTACGAATCAAAATTTTAGAAATTCTAGCACAAGGGGATAAAAGTGTTAATGAAATTCTTGAGCTTTTAGAATTAGAAGGATCAGCTGTTTCTCAACAATTAAGTATTCTTCGCTCTAAAAATATTGTTATTGGAAACAAAGAAGGAAACCGAGTCATATACTCGCTTAGAGATCCTGCTATCATTGAACTTCTATCTGTTGCAAAAAAAATCTTTAACAATCATTTAATCGATACCATTACAATTTTAGATAAAGTAAATGAAATGAAATCATGA
- the ltrA gene encoding group II intron reverse transcriptase/maturase, whose protein sequence is MFDQLYQLSSEGKTFNKLYELVVNPANVKLAFRNIKKNKGSKTAGVNQNTIFEIGLRSPDMLVQYVKNRLDDYKPHKVKRKEIQKPNGGIRPLGIPTIEDRLIQQCLLQVLEPICEARFHKHSYGFRPHRSQIHAYSRAVTLANKNKLHYVVDVDIKGFFDNVDHGKLLKQLWTIGIRDKRILSIISKMLKAEVKGIGKPTKGTPQGGILSPLLSNVVLNEFDWWISNQWETFKTRKDYTKIRVIGGKQRFDQTVKYATLKRYTKLKEMFIVRYADDFKIFCRDHKTAFIIFESSKQWLKERLGLEISNEKSRVVNLRKNYSEFLGFKFKVVPKGKKRVVKSHMTDKSRRKVIEKIKTKAEFIRRKPNKAEVTKFNSTILGIHNYYRYATHTTKDFSEISYSVKRILYNKLKKAKSSKGVITPFFQKAYKDYLNKKKFFACGMILFPIDGVKHKSPLNFTQEKNSYTESGRILVHNSQEAVPPIMVHYLMENPIKSESMEYNDNRLSKYIAQLGKCAITRKDLIIGEMELHHKKPRNKGGTDAYQNLIFICKEVHKLIHAVKESAINKYLNVLNLNEEQLSKVNALRKKVGNCVIDNVTS, encoded by the coding sequence ATGTTTGACCAGTTATATCAGCTAAGTTCGGAAGGAAAAACTTTTAATAAGTTATATGAATTAGTTGTAAACCCTGCAAATGTTAAACTTGCTTTTCGTAACATCAAGAAAAACAAGGGAAGTAAGACAGCAGGAGTGAATCAAAACACTATATTCGAAATCGGACTTAGAAGCCCTGATATGCTTGTACAATATGTTAAAAATCGCCTAGATGATTATAAACCTCATAAAGTGAAACGTAAGGAAATCCAAAAGCCAAATGGCGGCATTCGTCCTTTAGGAATTCCTACTATTGAAGATAGACTTATTCAACAATGCTTATTACAAGTTCTTGAACCTATATGCGAGGCTCGCTTTCATAAACATAGCTATGGATTCAGACCTCATCGGAGTCAAATCCACGCATATTCAAGGGCTGTAACATTAGCAAACAAAAACAAACTACATTATGTAGTAGATGTTGATATTAAAGGTTTCTTCGATAACGTTGATCATGGGAAGTTGCTTAAACAACTATGGACAATTGGAATTAGGGATAAACGTATTCTTTCGATTATAAGTAAGATGCTCAAAGCTGAGGTTAAAGGAATTGGGAAACCTACTAAGGGAACTCCACAGGGAGGAATTCTTTCTCCGTTACTTTCAAATGTAGTATTGAATGAATTCGACTGGTGGATAAGTAATCAGTGGGAAACATTTAAGACGAGAAAGGATTACACAAAGATACGTGTAATTGGTGGAAAACAGCGGTTTGACCAAACGGTGAAATACGCCACCCTTAAAAGGTATACCAAGTTAAAGGAAATGTTTATTGTAAGATATGCAGATGACTTTAAAATCTTTTGTCGAGACCACAAAACCGCATTTATTATATTTGAATCTTCTAAGCAGTGGTTAAAGGAAAGATTAGGCCTTGAAATCAGCAATGAGAAATCGAGAGTAGTCAATTTACGTAAGAACTATTCGGAGTTTCTAGGGTTTAAGTTCAAAGTAGTTCCAAAAGGCAAAAAGCGTGTTGTTAAATCGCATATGACAGATAAATCACGACGCAAGGTAATTGAGAAAATAAAAACAAAAGCTGAATTTATTCGAAGAAAACCGAATAAGGCTGAAGTAACTAAATTTAACTCAACTATCTTGGGAATTCACAATTATTATCGGTATGCGACACATACGACAAAGGATTTCAGTGAAATTTCTTACTCAGTCAAACGAATCCTGTATAACAAGCTTAAAAAAGCAAAGAGTTCAAAGGGAGTTATCACACCATTCTTTCAAAAAGCATATAAAGATTATCTTAATAAAAAGAAATTCTTTGCGTGTGGCATGATTTTATTCCCGATAGATGGGGTGAAACACAAAAGCCCTTTGAACTTTACTCAGGAGAAAAACTCTTATACCGAAAGTGGACGAATCTTGGTTCACAATAGCCAAGAGGCTGTACCACCGATCATGGTACATTATTTGATGGAAAACCCAATAAAATCGGAGAGTATGGAATACAATGACAATCGACTCTCAAAATATATTGCTCAATTAGGTAAATGTGCAATAACACGTAAAGATTTAATCATTGGGGAAATGGAACTCCATCATAAAAAGCCTAGAAATAAAGGTGGAACGGACGCTTATCAAAACCTTATATTTATATGTAAGGAAGTCCATAAGTTAATCCATGCGGTAAAGGAAAGCGCCATTAATAAGTACCTTAATGTACTGAATCTTAATGAAGAACAACTGAGTAAAGTTAACGCTCTTCGTAAAAAAGTGGGCAACTGTGTAATTGATAATGTAACGAGCTAG
- a CDS encoding SulP family inorganic anion transporter, whose amino-acid sequence MKWKLIDNRFTHYSFASFRKDITSGIIVGIIAIPLGMAFAIASGVKPEFGIYTTIIAGIIISLLGGSKFQIGGPTGAFIPIVLGIVLGYGFENLLIAGFLAGVILILFGLFKLGSLIKYIPRSVTIGFTSGIAVIIFTGQIPNFLGLRNIEKHEAFLANMREIIQHFDTVSLYSIFTAVICLVIILLSPKWFPKLPGPLMGLIISTIIATFFYPSEIATIDSMYGGIPNKLPSFHLPPITWDRITLLIQPAFVIAILGAIESLLSAVVADGMTNSKHNSNKELIGQGIANMIAPLFGGIPATGAIARTATNIKSGAVSPLSGIIHGIVVLVVLMVLAPFAGKIPLASMAPLLMVVAWNMSEQKSFRTILKTKTGDSLVLSVTFLLTVFFDLTTAVEIGLFLAIIIFTKRMSDIMKTSQVLPSNLNKLEKLDQKLSHGCPQISIFDVEGPLFFGAAQAFEQTLLRSIHRQPEILILRMGKVPFMDLTGEAYFANIVESFSKHGKVLICGINPQPEGILRKTGLFEKIGPNHFFIHTGEAIDYSLLLVNKHQCQGCKYFAFQECETLANQQDQRVNESASIAIK is encoded by the coding sequence ATGAAATGGAAATTGATTGACAATCGATTTACTCACTACTCGTTTGCGTCTTTTAGAAAAGATATTACTTCTGGAATTATTGTTGGTATTATCGCGATTCCACTGGGGATGGCATTTGCGATTGCATCGGGTGTGAAACCTGAATTCGGGATTTATACAACGATAATCGCAGGAATTATTATTTCCTTATTAGGAGGATCCAAATTTCAAATTGGCGGTCCGACCGGAGCTTTTATCCCTATCGTGCTTGGCATTGTTCTCGGATATGGTTTTGAAAATTTATTAATTGCGGGGTTCTTAGCTGGAGTTATCTTAATACTCTTTGGTTTATTTAAACTTGGTTCCCTTATTAAATATATTCCTAGATCTGTAACTATCGGATTTACTTCTGGAATCGCCGTTATCATTTTTACTGGTCAAATCCCCAATTTTTTAGGCTTGCGGAATATAGAAAAACATGAGGCATTCTTAGCTAATATGAGAGAAATCATTCAGCATTTCGATACAGTTAGTCTATATAGCATTTTTACAGCTGTTATTTGTCTTGTGATCATTCTTTTGTCACCGAAATGGTTTCCAAAACTCCCTGGGCCATTAATGGGGTTAATTATTTCTACCATTATTGCAACGTTTTTTTATCCTAGCGAAATCGCTACTATTGATTCGATGTATGGCGGCATTCCAAATAAATTGCCATCCTTTCATCTTCCGCCTATTACTTGGGATCGAATTACATTATTGATTCAACCCGCGTTTGTTATTGCGATTCTTGGCGCAATTGAGTCCCTATTATCTGCTGTTGTGGCAGATGGTATGACAAACAGCAAGCATAACAGTAATAAAGAGTTAATTGGTCAAGGGATTGCCAATATGATTGCTCCCTTATTTGGCGGCATTCCAGCTACAGGTGCAATTGCCCGAACAGCTACTAATATAAAGAGTGGGGCAGTTTCCCCTCTTTCCGGAATCATTCATGGTATCGTAGTGCTTGTGGTTCTAATGGTTCTTGCCCCTTTTGCAGGTAAAATCCCACTCGCAAGCATGGCTCCTTTATTAATGGTAGTTGCATGGAATATGAGTGAACAGAAATCATTTCGTACAATTCTCAAAACAAAAACAGGAGATTCCCTTGTATTAAGCGTCACTTTTCTACTAACGGTCTTTTTTGATTTAACGACAGCAGTAGAAATAGGCCTGTTTTTAGCTATTATTATCTTTACTAAACGTATGAGTGATATAATGAAAACATCTCAAGTACTGCCTAGCAACTTAAATAAATTAGAAAAACTGGATCAAAAACTGTCCCACGGTTGTCCTCAAATTAGCATTTTTGATGTGGAGGGACCGTTATTTTTTGGAGCTGCCCAAGCATTTGAGCAAACCTTATTACGCTCTATTCATCGTCAACCTGAAATACTAATTCTTCGGATGGGAAAAGTTCCTTTCATGGATTTAACCGGAGAGGCTTATTTCGCCAATATTGTGGAAAGCTTTTCTAAGCATGGAAAAGTTCTTATTTGTGGAATTAATCCTCAACCAGAAGGCATCCTTCGAAAAACCGGCTTGTTTGAGAAAATTGGACCAAATCATTTCTTTATACACACAGGAGAAGCAATCGACTATAGCTTACTCCTTGTAAACAAGCATCAATGCCAAGGTTGCAAATACTTTGCTTTTCAAGAATGCGAGACATTAGCCAATCAACAAGACCAAAGAGTGAATGAGTCAGCATCCATAGCAATAAAGTAA
- a CDS encoding formate/nitrite transporter family protein, which yields MEGASLFEVEKLALKKLKIYKQSKFRFFMRAVVASMFIGFGVIVAFKTGNFFYAVESPFAYPMAALVFGAAIILIAYGGGDLFTGNTFYYTYAALRKKIKWTDVFKVWGTSYAGNIVGAIFFAVFILLTGLFKSPSVNDFLLHAAETKLEAPISELFFRGILCNWLVCLAFFIPMALKEDIAKITVMILFVFCFFISGYEHSIANMATFSISYVLDQNPAVTIPAIIRNLVPVTIGNLIGGVGFMGVMYYYVNKPFMDEEEK from the coding sequence ATGGAAGGCGCATCTCTTTTTGAAGTAGAAAAATTAGCGTTAAAAAAATTAAAAATTTATAAACAAAGTAAGTTTCGCTTTTTTATGCGTGCCGTTGTTGCAAGTATGTTCATAGGCTTTGGCGTAATCGTGGCATTCAAAACTGGAAATTTCTTTTACGCAGTAGAATCACCTTTTGCTTACCCAATGGCTGCTTTAGTATTCGGCGCAGCAATTATTCTTATCGCATATGGCGGCGGTGATTTATTTACAGGAAACACTTTTTACTATACTTATGCAGCATTAAGAAAAAAAATTAAATGGACGGATGTTTTTAAAGTTTGGGGAACTAGTTATGCAGGAAATATTGTTGGGGCAATCTTCTTTGCTGTTTTCATCTTGTTAACTGGGCTATTTAAATCTCCTAGTGTCAATGACTTCTTGCTCCATGCTGCAGAAACCAAATTAGAAGCACCAATTAGTGAACTTTTCTTTCGAGGAATTTTATGTAACTGGCTTGTTTGTTTAGCTTTCTTTATCCCTATGGCTTTAAAAGAGGATATCGCTAAAATTACGGTAATGATTTTATTTGTTTTCTGTTTCTTCATTTCTGGCTATGAACACAGCATTGCCAATATGGCGACATTCTCTATTTCTTATGTATTAGATCAAAATCCAGCTGTTACTATTCCAGCAATTATTCGTAACTTAGTACCTGTTACGATAGGGAATTTAATTGGCGGTGTCGGTTTTATGGGCGTTATGTATTATTACGTTAACAAACCATTTATGGATGAGGAAGAAAAATAA